A portion of the Bacillus thuringiensis genome contains these proteins:
- a CDS encoding spore germination protein encodes MGSFRKWIRGEKSFSTHEQSETVLNKEISSSMPLNLKHLSKLFSGIPELIIRTFPLKNGKEAALIYMEGLVDKTVINVDILRPLLFKEWNEDDFWESSVSIGNIKKVQKWIDIEQSLLHGKSILFINGQLSALELDTQAAPKRSIEEPTTETSIKSSHEGFNEVASDSIALIRRYIPNRELKVKEFTVGERATSKVFLLYLADVADEDVVQDMACRIESIKVDAILTTGELEGFVEDNSYTLFPQLSITERPDTTAHHILNGRIAVVVDRSPGVLIGPMTFSSFFQTIDDYSFRPMIPSFIRLLRFTGLFIAIFAPALYIAMISFHYEVIPLKLLLTIGESRAKIPFPPILEALLMELVLEMLREAAVRLPGPVGQTIGVVGGIVIGQAAVQAGIVSNVMVIVVSITAVASFIIPNMEMSAGIRLLRFPMMIIASLFGVIGIMVGMAVIIIHILSMESLGVPYGSPFSPLFSSDIKDILIRLPWKIMKKRPMSLNLKQENRQRDDEETEENK; translated from the coding sequence ATGGGATCTTTTCGAAAATGGATAAGGGGCGAAAAATCTTTCTCTACACATGAGCAATCTGAAACTGTATTAAATAAAGAAATTTCTTCCTCCATGCCGCTTAATCTTAAACACTTATCCAAATTATTTAGTGGTATTCCAGAATTAATTATACGCACTTTCCCGTTAAAAAACGGAAAAGAAGCTGCTCTTATATATATGGAAGGACTTGTAGATAAAACTGTTATTAATGTAGACATTCTTCGTCCTCTCTTATTTAAAGAATGGAATGAAGACGATTTTTGGGAATCTTCTGTTTCTATAGGGAATATTAAAAAAGTTCAGAAGTGGATAGACATTGAGCAATCTCTCTTACATGGCAAAAGTATTTTATTTATAAACGGGCAATTATCAGCTTTAGAACTAGATACGCAAGCGGCGCCAAAAAGGAGTATTGAAGAACCTACAACAGAGACTTCCATAAAAAGCTCACACGAAGGATTTAATGAAGTGGCAAGTGATAGTATCGCACTTATTCGTCGATATATTCCAAATCGCGAATTAAAAGTGAAGGAATTCACTGTTGGCGAACGAGCAACCTCTAAAGTTTTTTTACTTTATCTTGCAGATGTTGCAGACGAAGATGTTGTACAAGATATGGCATGCCGCATTGAATCAATCAAAGTAGATGCTATTCTTACTACCGGTGAATTAGAAGGATTTGTTGAAGATAATTCCTATACTCTCTTCCCACAATTGTCTATCACTGAACGTCCTGACACAACGGCACATCATATTTTGAATGGGCGAATTGCTGTTGTTGTAGATCGCTCACCAGGCGTATTAATAGGACCTATGACCTTTTCATCCTTCTTTCAGACGATAGATGATTACAGCTTCAGACCTATGATTCCATCTTTTATACGACTCCTTCGTTTCACTGGGCTATTTATTGCAATATTTGCTCCAGCTCTTTATATCGCTATGATTTCCTTCCATTATGAAGTGATTCCGCTCAAATTATTGTTAACAATTGGAGAATCTCGAGCTAAAATTCCTTTCCCCCCTATACTAGAAGCATTGTTAATGGAATTAGTACTTGAAATGCTCCGCGAAGCTGCAGTTCGGCTTCCTGGTCCCGTTGGACAAACGATTGGCGTCGTAGGAGGGATTGTCATTGGACAAGCTGCAGTTCAAGCAGGAATCGTAAGTAATGTTATGGTTATCGTCGTATCTATTACCGCAGTCGCTTCTTTTATCATCCCTAACATGGAAATGTCAGCAGGAATTCGGCTTCTTCGCTTTCCAATGATGATAATCGCTTCTTTATTTGGGGTCATTGGAATTATGGTTGGGATGGCGGTTATCATCATCCATATTCTTTCTATGGAATCACTTGGTGTTCCTTATGGTAGTCCTTTTTCCCCACTATTCTCTTCCGATATAAAAGATATTCTTATACGATTACCTTGGAAAATAATGAAAAAACGACCAATGTCTCTTAACCTAAAACAAGAAAATCGACAAAGAGATGACGAAGAAACGGAGGAAAACAAGTGA
- a CDS encoding endospore germination permease — protein MTNRAKREITLFQYILTISGVQVGFGLLTLPREVAQGANTDGWMSIIIGCVITTLVSLCIIKIMEKHPGDTLLDVLTRYLGKWLGNGMMLLWILYAALAAISLIFSLLYIVHIWILPRSPMFLIMILLSIPMIMLACKGIIIISRYAVFTLFFTIWMPLLLFIPLKDGHWIYLLPLLKEGWLPVLNTVKSTIIAFLGFEFAFVLYPYLSNKSSAKKGSVFANLITLFIYLQVTFVSFVYFSPDGITKFLWPTLSLITPFHFSFLERFEIIFLSFYLFIIFDSCIPYIFTVSDGINQLLNKKGSSLPIWLFLFGCIFTLLFYIPSSYQINALREFWGTASYFIVFLFPVVFLSYITFYQYWKRRNT, from the coding sequence GTGACAAATCGTGCAAAGAGGGAGATTACTTTATTTCAATACATTCTCACTATTAGTGGTGTTCAAGTCGGTTTTGGTTTACTTACACTTCCGCGTGAAGTTGCACAAGGAGCGAATACTGATGGATGGATGTCGATTATTATCGGATGCGTCATAACTACTTTAGTCAGTCTATGTATTATAAAAATCATGGAAAAACATCCCGGAGATACTTTACTTGATGTCCTGACACGTTACCTTGGAAAATGGCTAGGAAACGGAATGATGCTCCTTTGGATTTTATATGCTGCACTTGCCGCTATTTCTTTAATATTTTCCCTCTTATACATCGTTCACATTTGGATTTTACCTAGATCTCCTATGTTTTTAATTATGATTTTGCTATCTATCCCAATGATTATGTTGGCGTGCAAAGGCATAATCATTATAAGTCGATATGCCGTATTCACTCTTTTTTTTACAATTTGGATGCCATTATTATTATTTATCCCACTTAAAGATGGTCATTGGATATACCTTCTTCCCCTTCTCAAAGAAGGGTGGTTACCCGTTTTAAATACAGTCAAATCAACTATCATTGCGTTTCTTGGATTTGAGTTTGCATTTGTCCTTTATCCTTATCTTAGTAACAAGTCATCCGCTAAAAAAGGTAGTGTTTTTGCGAATTTAATTACACTATTTATTTATCTTCAAGTTACGTTCGTTTCTTTTGTTTATTTTAGCCCAGATGGTATAACGAAGTTTTTATGGCCTACTCTTTCTCTCATTACACCATTTCATTTTTCATTCTTAGAGCGATTTGAAATTATATTTTTATCATTTTATCTCTTTATTATTTTTGATTCTTGTATTCCTTATATTTTTACCGTTTCAGATGGAATCAATCAATTACTCAATAAAAAAGGTAGTTCCTTACCTATTTGGCTTTTTTTATTCGGGTGTATTTTCACCCTACTTTTTTATATCCCTTCTTCTTATCAAATAAATGCTTTACGCGAATTTTGGGGAACTGCCAGTTATTTTATCGTTTTTCTGTTCCCAGTCGTATTCCTCTCATACATTACATTTTATCAGTATTGGAAAAGGAGAAACACTTAA
- a CDS encoding Ger(x)C family spore germination protein, with translation MKRFIHFTIFCFLTIFLTGCGDRLDLEKQSISLVYGFDKDNKNKLKVYQIIPTFNKDVEKKYETHETKVHTPREAKAMFNSSSSGLVSTEKLQIVLFSNTFLKQEGAMPYLDVWYRDPKNTGNMRIVAVQGPVSSIIYNNFKDKPDLPEHLTELINTNKLYNRTVYTTFHEFHRQTFNKGITPTISEIKKEKKEITVTGSVLLTSRGIYKMSLNRDESALLLMLQKKSNTPVSLTMKIPSDSVESNNHLKDTKGNDFVTINVLSVNRDIGTGYIDNHFTFNIKMNLKVAISEVTFNIDIDKDNKKLTTLITKQLNKDLNELIHKIQKQQVDPFGFGDYARAFQYKEWKKVEDDWPSAFSKASVKVTPTIKILESGIIK, from the coding sequence ATGAAACGATTTATTCATTTCACTATATTTTGTTTCCTCACAATCTTTTTGACTGGCTGTGGGGATCGACTCGATCTCGAAAAACAATCCATTTCATTAGTTTACGGTTTTGATAAAGATAATAAAAACAAGCTGAAAGTGTACCAAATAATACCTACTTTTAACAAGGATGTCGAGAAAAAGTACGAGACCCATGAAACAAAAGTACATACACCTAGAGAGGCAAAGGCGATGTTTAATAGTTCGAGTAGCGGTTTAGTATCTACGGAAAAATTACAAATCGTCTTATTTAGCAATACGTTCTTGAAACAAGAAGGAGCTATGCCATATCTTGATGTTTGGTATCGAGATCCGAAAAACACTGGTAATATGCGTATTGTAGCAGTACAAGGACCTGTTTCTTCTATAATTTATAATAACTTTAAAGATAAACCAGATCTCCCTGAACATTTAACTGAATTAATTAATACAAACAAATTATACAATCGAACAGTTTATACAACATTCCATGAATTTCATAGACAAACTTTTAATAAAGGGATTACACCAACAATTTCAGAAATAAAAAAAGAAAAGAAAGAAATTACTGTTACTGGATCTGTACTTTTAACTTCCCGTGGAATTTATAAAATGTCATTAAATCGAGATGAAAGTGCCCTTCTTCTTATGTTGCAAAAGAAATCTAATACACCAGTTTCACTTACAATGAAAATCCCTTCTGATTCAGTTGAAAGTAACAATCATCTAAAAGATACAAAAGGCAATGATTTTGTAACAATAAACGTTCTTAGTGTGAATCGCGATATTGGTACAGGTTATATCGATAACCACTTCACATTTAATATTAAAATGAATTTAAAAGTTGCCATATCTGAGGTTACATTCAATATAGATATAGACAAAGATAACAAGAAATTAACAACACTTATAACAAAACAACTAAACAAAGATTTAAACGAATTAATCCACAAAATTCAAAAGCAGCAAGTTGATCCATTCGGATTTGGCGATTATGCAAGAGCTTTTCAATATAAAGAATGGAAAAAGGTTGAAGATGATTGGCCTAGCGCTTTTTCAAAAGCTAGTGTGAAAGTAACACCTACTATCAAAATTTTAGAAAGTGGAATTATTAAATAG
- a CDS encoding APC family permease, with protein sequence MSLFIKKAMDEEKKKVLNQTLGAIDLTLLGIGAIIGTGIFVLTGIVAAKHAGPAIVLSFVLAAIICACVAFCYAEFASTVPVSGSVYSYTYMTLGEIFAFIVGWCVMLEYLLATSAVAAGWSAYFQSLLLGFNIHIPTVFASAPGMGKGGIIDLPAVLIILVVTFLLSRGAKESARINNIMVIIKLAVIVGFIVVGTQYVRPENWQPFLPFGFHGVVGGAATVFFAFLGFDAVATAAEEVKRPQRNVPIGLLVSLLICTVLYVGVSFVLTGMVPFTELNVADPVAYALRTVGEDRIAGLLSVGAIAGLTTVLLVAMFAFVRVSYSMSRDGLLPKRLSSVHKRLQTPFFNTWVTGILAALLAGLVDLNLLANLVNMGTITAFVFVSIAVIVLRKTHPNMKRPFRAPLVPFLPIVSIVSCIYLALNLSKLTLISFVAWIIIGVFIYFVYAKKHSNVRNGNRV encoded by the coding sequence ATGAGTCTTTTCATAAAGAAAGCAATGGATGAAGAAAAGAAAAAAGTATTGAATCAAACTTTAGGAGCGATTGATCTAACTCTGTTAGGTATTGGAGCAATTATTGGTACAGGTATTTTCGTATTAACTGGTATTGTAGCAGCGAAACATGCTGGTCCGGCGATTGTATTATCTTTTGTATTAGCAGCAATTATATGTGCATGTGTAGCTTTCTGTTATGCTGAATTTGCATCTACAGTTCCAGTTTCGGGAAGTGTATATTCATATACATATATGACACTAGGTGAGATTTTTGCATTTATAGTTGGCTGGTGTGTTATGCTGGAGTATTTATTAGCGACTTCTGCGGTTGCAGCGGGCTGGTCAGCATATTTTCAGTCACTGCTACTAGGTTTTAATATTCACATTCCTACGGTTTTTGCTTCGGCACCAGGAATGGGGAAGGGTGGAATCATTGATTTACCAGCAGTTCTTATTATTTTAGTTGTTACATTTTTATTAAGCCGTGGCGCAAAAGAAAGTGCACGAATTAATAATATAATGGTTATTATTAAACTGGCTGTTATTGTAGGATTTATTGTTGTAGGGACACAATATGTAAGACCAGAGAATTGGCAACCATTTCTACCGTTTGGTTTTCACGGCGTGGTAGGGGGCGCTGCTACTGTATTTTTTGCTTTTTTAGGATTTGATGCAGTTGCAACAGCCGCAGAGGAAGTGAAGCGTCCACAACGTAACGTGCCAATTGGGCTACTTGTTTCCTTGCTCATTTGTACCGTTCTATATGTAGGTGTTTCATTCGTGCTAACTGGAATGGTTCCGTTTACGGAATTAAATGTTGCTGATCCGGTTGCATATGCGTTGCGCACTGTAGGAGAAGATAGAATTGCTGGGTTGTTATCGGTGGGAGCGATAGCAGGGCTAACAACAGTTCTGTTAGTAGCTATGTTTGCATTTGTTCGTGTATCTTACTCGATGAGTCGAGATGGATTGTTACCAAAAAGACTTTCAAGTGTCCATAAACGTTTACAAACTCCATTTTTTAATACGTGGGTTACAGGTATACTAGCAGCTTTATTAGCGGGATTAGTGGATTTGAATTTATTAGCTAATTTAGTGAATATGGGAACGATAACAGCATTTGTGTTTGTATCTATAGCTGTCATTGTATTAAGAAAGACACATCCTAATATGAAGAGGCCATTCCGTGCCCCTCTAGTACCTTTTTTACCTATCGTTTCAATAGTAAGTTGTATATATTTGGCTTTGAACCTTTCTAAGCTTACTTTAATTAGTTTTGTGGCATGGATTATAATAGGTGTTTTCATATATTTTGTATATGCTAAAAAACATAGTAATGTTAGAAATGGAAATAGAGTATAG